gtccattaagaattttaattatttagtatgtagGACTTGTattcctacaagcccattacaCATAATTCtcacaaattttaatttaatatttaaaaactaacttttgagcttaataaattaaatcgattaaaaattcaacatttgaatttgttatttaaattataaattcgacttctttaattttatcatctccaaaatttaatatttaattaaatcaacttttgagtttaataaattaaattctcaaaatttataaattcaacaccttgaatttattctcctttaattatcataaattcaactccttgaatttattgaatttactatatcataatataaattcaaaattttgaatttattctctcaacgggaagaAACGAtctagtgcttgtgtgaccctcaatggttcatggaTACAACtaaccgtgggttcacaactccttgtgattcaggacacAATCCTTTATTCGAGCTTACCCTTATTTGCctcattctatgtatcaacattgatcatgagaatttcataaatcatatttctgattaaacccatcgaaccATGGTAAGAGCGCCTAGTAGCATCgacccatgattccctaggtattactgatagtgcctgcaagaacaagtcgattatgattagcgtacagtacgatccttcatctcatatatcccaatctgcaaccattggttcatcgagggttgcataataattcgataactatgtgataaatataaatagtggcatcgcatgtactgttggagaactccttctctaacgtacatctcatactctggccagagattgcACACACTATAATTTCATCTGATCACATAGGATGTCCACACCCGCATGTGagcagtgaatccccgactacaatgcactggctcctatatgtgtcgcaaatgtacccaacctcgccacctgattaCTCTCCTGGAGCctgtaaacgagtcaaagcacaaccctagcatataaAGCCTCATCGTTGTTCctggtcgtaaggactaatggtgtacaattaTTACCATGTatttatcctctcgatgaatgataaccacttggaaagttcgagggatggttgttcggtataatcatcatatgactacccatctgcatgtttggacatctctatgcccttaccaagaaacgcggtacataacatcacatatgctagtctcgagctcaagtgaCATTTATCCACGTTttaggcagctgaatcgactaggaacgaatttagattatacagtgcttacaaacgagtttcaacatcgaattacgattcatttgcattaaagtataatcaaggactttatctatgttgttcacatgagtatacagataaagaaataacaaaccatgaaataatgaattatattaaaataaagattgtttattacatttgagtcaataaaatccatagCCAACAGTTGACTTATAAGATATCTACTCTAACAAACACCACACCCAACATTTCATTTGCTACCGGTAATGGTTGAAACGTAGTAGCTACTATAATATATATACCCAAATTAAATAATACTAACTATTTGGATCAGTAACTGTAGCTCTTTACTTTGCCATTGTAAACCAATTAATCAGGGGTTCCTTGCAAGGGTGGTCAAATTCCAAATACGGAGAGATAAACTTTTTTCCTTTTCGGTAGTTTTCTTCAAGCTAAGGAAACCCATGATTTCCAGATTTGGTCACTTTTCTACTTTTCATTGAAAGTACTCTCTCTTCCATCGATTGACAAAAACAAGACACTTGAGCCAAGAAGCTAGCTAGCTAGCTACTTAGGACCTCTATTAAGCTAAACAAGCCAAGTCTtcaaaatgtttttcttttctGATTTGGAGGGGAGAAAAGCAGTCGCCTTGATATAATGGTGAACGTTTTACTGGTGTGGTGTTAGCTAGGAAGAAAAAGAGATGATCTCTTCACGCCAATTGATCATCAAAATGATATGTTGACCTAGAGATTTATGTATCATACATAGGATCACTTGAACCGctcttaaatttaattatttgggtcTAATAATCAGGGGCGGATCTAGGATTTTGGCATTGGGGGGGCCACTTAgtttattttgcgacggttttctcaaaaaccgtcgccaatAAACTGTCGCggtttttgcgacggtttttgtcaaactgtcgctaaaaaaatttttaaaattttttggggGGCCGTGGCcgccatatagcgacggttgttgatAAAACCGTCGcggattttgcgacggtttccgtcataaccgtcgctaaaatttttTGGGGGGGCCGTGACCCCCAttcgccctacactaaatccgcccctgCTAATAATCCAGTGATACCAGCCATACCGTCGAGCACACAGATTAATTGGACCAAAATATGATACGAATTCCTGAAAAATAATCCGATGCAGTAactaaaatattgttttcaatgcACCATTTATTACATGTGTAGGATTAGAAAGTTggtatatacaaatatatagtaAGTTGATGCCTCGTAGAATATGGAATCGGTGATGCACGATATTAAATGAGCTTTCGATACTtttgtttaacaacaaaaatCAATGTTAATTTCTCTTGTGCACGTAATAGGTATTGTAACAGTAGTGGTTGTCAGATGTGCACTTTAAATTTCTGCTCACAAGAAAACAATGAGACGATGGATGCATGGACACATCAAATAGAAAGATTGAGATACCCGATATATTTTCATGATTTGACTATTTTATTGTCTtttgtttgtttatttatttattttagcatctcttcagaaaaaaaaaataatgagatatattttcatgatttgattattttattatcttttgtttatttttttaatatcacATTAGTAAAACATTTAATTTTGCACCTTGCAAAATCATCGTGATATTTATTTTACATCATGTCCCTTCCTTTCTATATCTATATTCTGATCATCTTAACCTAAAAAACCTTCGAAAAAATATATTGATCATCTATAACCCCGATCTGATATATGTCTTTAATTATCTAATTTATAGTCCGAACCAATGATATTTTCTTCATCATTCCTCAATATCCATCCCTATTTTGTCTTCCTTATCCACCGATCGAATTTCACATATTAATCAAGTTATATGCTTTCACGTGCGTGCCTGCGTGCTGATGCTCCcagttattatttatatatatatatatatttatttatttattgctttCTTGAACGAATGTATGCTGCCTAACTCATCTCACCAAATTCAGCCCAATGAATGTCACTAATTACTAATCAAGCtagctaatatatatatatagctagAAGCTGCATGAGAAGCTTACTCCATAAATTCATGGAAGCATCAGGACACACCACATCCTATACTTCACTTATCCCCGGTACAATTACTCCAACTCCAACTCCATGGATGGACAGCAGAATATGGAGTAGACTTCCTCAAAGCTTGATCGATCGTATTATATCCTGTCTCCCCCCACCCGCCTTTTTTCGAGCTCGGATAGTATGTAAAAGGTGGTATGCTCTCATTTTCGCCAACACCTTCCTAGACTTATATCTTCAAGTGTCGCCTCCCCGTCACTGGTTCTTGTTCTTCAAGCAACACCCTCTGAAAAATTACATCTACAGGAATATTAACCACCACCCCACCGGTACTACCTCCGGTGTTCACAGATATGAAGGCTACCTTTTCGATCCCCTCGACTTGAAATGGTACCACCTCTCTTTCCCTTTGATCCCATATGGATTTTTTCCCGCCTCTTCTTCGGGTGGCATAGTTTGTTGGGTATCTGAAGAAGCTGGTTCTAAGACCATTCTCCTCTGCAACCCACTGACCCTTGGTGCTGCTAACTCCCTAATTCAGTTGCCCTCAACGCTGAGGCCCAGGCTCTGTCCTTCGATTGGTTTGACCATCTCCGACTCTTCCATAGACTTGGTTTTCGCTGGAGACGACATGATATCTCCTTACGCGGTCAAGAATCTGAGTTCAGAAAGCTTCCACATCGATGGAGGTGGATTCTACTCCATATGGGGAACAACCGCTAGTCTCCCGAGACTATGTAGCCTTGAATCAAGACGGATGGTTCACGTGGAAGGTCGATTCTACTGCATGAACTACAGCCCTTTCAGTGTGTTGAGTTACGAGATTGGGATGAATCAGTGGTGCGAAATTCAGGCACCTATGCGCAGGTTTCTACGTTCTCCGAGCCTGGTTGAGAGAGGAGGAAAGCTGTTGTTAGTTGCGGCAGTTGAGAAAAGCAAGCTAAATGTTCCGAAGAGCCTGCGCATGTGGGGATTGCAAGAAAGCGGGGGAAGTATGTGGGTGGAGATAGAAAGGATGCCACAGCAACTGTATATTGAATTTGCGGAGATTGAAGGAGGGCGTGGGTTCGACTGCATTGCACACGGTGAGTTTGTAGTGATAATGATTAAAGGTACTTCATCAGATCATAAAGCGTTGTTGTATGAGTTTGGTCGGAAGCGATGGCTGTGGATGCCGGCATGTCCTTATATTCATGATCATGACGTCGACGAGTTGCTTGGTTTTGCATATGAACCCAAAGTTGCCGTACCAATTGCAGCTCTTCTTCACCAACTCACTCTTCCCTTTCAATCTTAATTCTAGCCCATCGAGGAGGCttgaaaattaattatttatatatatatatatatatatatatatatatatattatataattgtcacaaaatatcgatccatattatatatatatggtacGTCGATCGGGGCCAGTCACTTGCACAAATGCCATGTTTCTTAAATTCTGAATCAACTTTATCGGCTGGCTCCTTGGGGTACTCGCGAAACGCCATTGACAACCACAAATATATATGTAAACGGCGGATCTATGATTTTCACAAGTAATTATGTTTGTATTGATTTAGATAGAGATATAGACATAATAAGTAAATTATCTAAAATACTTCAACACTTCATGGgtaaataaaattgagaaataAAATAAGTAATTATGTCTTCACATATTTATTGTGAGAACCGAAAATCTTGCACTAATGTAATTAATATTTGTAAGGAAATTTAgcataagattttttttattattgtatTAAATGATATATGCTTATGGGAAAATAATTATTGGGAAATCTTTGGTATCAAGATAATAATATCTACACCAAGGCATgattattttcga
This region of Primulina eburnea isolate SZY01 chromosome 14, ASM2296580v1, whole genome shotgun sequence genomic DNA includes:
- the LOC140812790 gene encoding protein UNUSUAL FLORAL ORGANS, giving the protein MDSRIWSRLPQSLIDRIISCLPPPAFFRARIVCKRWYALIFANTFLDLYLQVSPPRHWFLFFKQHPLKNYIYRNINHHPTGTTSGVHRYEGYLFDPLDLKWYHLSFPLIPYGFFPASSSGGIVCWVSEEAGSKTILLCNPLTLGAANSLIQLPSTLRPRLCPSIGLTISDSSIDLVFAGDDMISPYAVKNLSSESFHIDGGGFYSIWGTTASLPRLCSLESRRMVHVEGRFYCMNYSPFSVLSYEIGMNQWCEIQAPMRRFLRSPSLVERGGKLLLVAAVEKSKLNVPKSLRMWGLQESGGSMWVEIERMPQQLYIEFAEIEGGRGFDCIAHGEFVVIMIKGTSSDHKALLYEFGRKRWLWMPACPYIHDHDVDELLGFAYEPKVAVPIAALLHQLTLPFQS